A window of the Paenibacillus woosongensis genome harbors these coding sequences:
- the lgt gene encoding prolipoprotein diacylglyceryl transferase translates to MGTLLLDPIAFSIGSIAVRWYGLILGTGALVGLLLAIREGKRFAIPQEFFMDLLLLGVPSAIIGARIYFVAFTWDQYKNNLWDIFKIWEGGIAIYGALIGAIICAVIMVRRRGYNFWRIADICAPSLIVGQMIGRWGNFVNQEAYGGPTTEAFLRDYLHLPSFIVNQMNVEGVFHHPTFLYESLWNLVGLLLLFVLRRQKFLRAGELFFSYFIWYSIGRFFIEALRTDSLAFQGPAWLASFVDGLWSPITWLGFEQGYLDPNYGNVRISQLLALLIIVIAIILIIVRRRTVTNLPRYSDPIISTKNQEIESGSSANAAVLSRQAVDTDKANEADTPAPEQDEEPKKE, encoded by the coding sequence ATGGGCACTTTGTTATTGGATCCAATAGCTTTTTCTATCGGAAGTATCGCCGTACGCTGGTACGGCTTGATTCTCGGAACGGGCGCTTTGGTTGGTCTGCTTCTGGCCATTCGAGAGGGGAAGCGTTTTGCGATTCCGCAAGAGTTCTTTATGGACCTATTGCTGTTAGGCGTTCCCTCGGCCATTATTGGGGCCAGAATTTACTTTGTCGCTTTTACATGGGATCAATACAAGAATAACTTATGGGACATCTTCAAAATTTGGGAAGGCGGCATAGCGATATACGGCGCGCTTATTGGCGCGATTATATGCGCGGTCATTATGGTGCGCAGACGGGGCTATAATTTCTGGCGTATCGCCGATATTTGCGCGCCTTCGCTGATCGTTGGCCAAATGATCGGCCGCTGGGGGAACTTCGTGAACCAGGAAGCCTACGGCGGTCCTACGACGGAAGCCTTTTTGAGAGATTACCTGCATTTGCCGTCTTTCATCGTAAACCAGATGAACGTGGAGGGCGTGTTCCATCATCCGACGTTCCTCTATGAATCGCTATGGAATCTGGTTGGCTTGCTGCTGTTGTTCGTGCTTCGAAGACAGAAATTCCTGCGGGCAGGAGAGTTGTTTTTCTCATATTTTATTTGGTATTCCATCGGCCGATTCTTTATCGAAGCGCTGCGTACGGACAGTCTGGCGTTTCAAGGGCCGGCGTGGCTGGCATCATTTGTAGACGGACTCTGGTCTCCGATAACTTGGCTTGGATTCGAGCAGGGGTATTTGGATCCTAACTATGGCAATGTACGCATATCCCAGCTGTTGGCTTTGCTTATTATCGTTATTGCAATTATCCTTATCATCGTTCGCCGTAGAACAGTCACTAATTTGCCGCGGTACAGCGATCCGATCATTTCTACTAAAAATCAGGAGATCGAGAGTGGATCAAGCGCCAACGCCGCTGTCCTCAGCAGACAGGCTGTAGATACAGACAAGGCAAATGAAGCGGATACTCCTGCGCCAGAACAAGATGAGGAACCGAAAAAGGAGTAG
- the ppaX gene encoding pyrophosphatase PpaX, with protein sequence MDTVLFDLDGTIVDTNELIIASFQHVLDKHKQPRTREQIIPYMGMTLEQQFQAFSGWADVAELVTDYRSFNTMHHDTMVKGFPHVDEVISTLKEKGMKLGIVTTKIRPSTMRVLEMFDLLKYMDAIVTVQDVTYPKPHPEPVLTAIQQLNADPKRTLMVGDSPADIKSAQAAGALSAAVAWSLKGAEELKKYNPDYILEDMLDLYGILGWELVKK encoded by the coding sequence ATAGACACCGTGTTATTCGATTTAGACGGAACGATTGTAGATACCAACGAACTGATTATTGCGTCGTTTCAGCACGTGTTGGACAAGCATAAACAGCCCCGTACCCGGGAGCAGATCATACCTTATATGGGAATGACGCTGGAGCAGCAGTTTCAGGCTTTTTCAGGCTGGGCGGATGTTGCGGAACTTGTGACCGATTACCGCTCGTTTAACACCATGCACCACGATACGATGGTCAAAGGATTTCCGCATGTCGATGAGGTCATCTCCACCTTGAAAGAGAAAGGAATGAAGCTTGGAATAGTGACGACCAAGATCAGACCCTCGACGATGCGCGTATTGGAAATGTTTGACTTACTGAAATATATGGACGCAATTGTAACCGTTCAGGATGTTACGTATCCCAAGCCGCATCCAGAGCCGGTGCTGACAGCAATACAGCAGCTCAATGCCGATCCGAAGCGCACGCTGATGGTGGGGGACAGTCCCGCTGACATTAAGTCAGCTCAGGCTGCGGGAGCGCTCTCGGCCGCAGTAGCCTGGTCCCTTAAAGGGGCGGAAGAGCTGAAGAAGTACAATCCGGACTATATCCTGGAGGATATGCTTGATTTGTACGGAATTTTAGGATGGGAGCTTGTGAAGAAGTGA
- a CDS encoding acyltransferase gives MRRVQRYPVEGPNALWQLYRTVSPWKGVKNFIFIQLARYCPVLPLKNWIYRRILGMKVGEHTAFGLMVMVDVFFPELITIGRNSVIGYNSTILAHEYLIKEYRLGEVHIGNEVMIGANTTILPGVTIGDGAVVAAGSVVHKDVPPGAFVGGNPLRVIERKMPERTGLEADKTNEQ, from the coding sequence GTGAGGAGAGTGCAGCGTTATCCAGTAGAAGGGCCAAATGCGCTGTGGCAGTTATACCGAACGGTAAGTCCGTGGAAGGGAGTCAAAAACTTCATTTTCATCCAATTGGCCAGGTATTGCCCGGTGCTGCCGCTGAAAAACTGGATTTATCGCCGCATTCTCGGCATGAAGGTCGGGGAGCATACCGCTTTTGGCCTCATGGTGATGGTGGACGTCTTCTTTCCCGAGCTGATTACAATTGGACGAAACTCGGTCATCGGCTACAATTCGACGATTCTGGCTCATGAATATTTGATCAAGGAATATCGTCTGGGCGAGGTCCACATCGGAAATGAAGTCATGATTGGCGCAAACACGACGATCCTTCCCGGAGTTACGATCGGAGATGGGGCCGTCGTCGCCGCCGGATCCGTCGTACATAAAGACGTGCCCCCGGGAGCATTCGTTGGCGGCAATCCGCTTCGTGTCATTGAGCGGAAAATGCCGGAACGAACAGGCCTTGAGGCTGACAAAACAAACGAACAGTAA
- the tnpA gene encoding IS200/IS605 family transposase → MANKSYSLAHTKWMCKYHIVFTPKYRRKEIYNQVRKDLIEIFKRLCKYKGVEIIEGHMMPDHVHMLVAIPPKISVSSFMGYLKGKSSLMIFEKHASLKYKYGNRKFWAEGYYVSTVGLNEATVAKYIREQEAHDQAIDKLSVKEYEDPFNRNSAKKK, encoded by the coding sequence ATGGCAAACAAGAGCTATAGTTTAGCTCACACGAAGTGGATGTGCAAATACCATATCGTGTTTACCCCGAAGTATAGACGGAAAGAGATCTATAATCAAGTGAGGAAAGACTTGATCGAAATATTTAAGCGTCTGTGTAAATACAAGGGAGTGGAGATAATAGAAGGCCACATGATGCCCGATCATGTACATATGCTAGTGGCAATTCCTCCCAAAATCTCAGTATCCTCATTTATGGGGTATTTGAAGGGAAAGAGCTCACTAATGATATTCGAAAAGCATGCTAGCTTGAAGTATAAATATGGCAATCGAAAATTTTGGGCGGAGGGATACTACGTCAGCACAGTGGGCTTGAATGAGGCTACCGTCGCTAAATATATACGCGAGCAGGAAGCACATGACCAGGCAATTGACAAACTGAGTGTGAAAGAGTATGAAGATCCGTTCAACAGAAACAGTGCCAAGAAAAAGTAA
- a CDS encoding DUF4179 domain-containing protein, which produces MPGKLDFHREEELLTDYYKSHNAAAEQIHEEKLDQALLAGITSGHSRYKRFAHHFPWKQLTGALLACCLLLFGGWQMWTSDNLGRSAFHASRSDIPSFVYNSMTPKLKDAANHGLYQPINETITQGNYQVTIDGVLADRTEMIVFYTSVNLPGNVPISPRDAKFLDTHGNSLNAMIEYPSSEVNPGTPTNVQHGEFTLSFPKNDVPAHFTFSAKWGHPQASDEAHELIEFPIQLDSSKYAGLEHRIEVNRSAKMGPYSLTLTDVILNPLSTRVYLQIESAEENLYQSLIDPVLWITQEGSRNSLTMQMSTMNAGPNELLIQFDSLYYAKWQDLAFGASGMEEALGKDLELVLDTEKQKIVSAPDDSIRLSRVVPSEEFIDIYFEMDHASDRRALYFDLDEEFTDGDGKKHTLMVGRSSYRSGDAFQTVHYKLKPGNYAQPLTFKLLSYPGTDINQPFEIPLLSGNNPANEP; this is translated from the coding sequence ATGCCGGGGAAGCTTGATTTTCATCGAGAGGAAGAACTGCTGACGGATTATTATAAATCCCACAATGCCGCTGCGGAGCAAATCCATGAAGAGAAATTAGACCAGGCATTGCTTGCCGGGATCACATCAGGCCATTCTCGCTATAAACGCTTCGCTCATCATTTCCCTTGGAAGCAGCTTACGGGCGCGCTGCTTGCCTGCTGCCTCTTGCTGTTCGGCGGCTGGCAGATGTGGACATCGGACAACTTAGGCCGTTCTGCCTTTCATGCGTCCCGCTCGGATATCCCAAGTTTCGTATACAACAGCATGACGCCCAAGCTTAAGGATGCAGCCAACCATGGTCTGTACCAGCCCATAAATGAAACGATCACGCAGGGCAATTACCAAGTTACGATTGACGGGGTTCTTGCTGACCGTACCGAGATGATTGTATTCTATACATCGGTTAATTTGCCGGGGAATGTCCCCATTTCTCCCCGGGACGCCAAGTTCTTAGATACCCATGGAAATAGCCTGAATGCGATGATAGAATATCCATCTTCTGAAGTTAATCCAGGTACGCCAACGAATGTGCAGCATGGTGAATTTACGCTTTCTTTTCCTAAGAACGATGTCCCTGCTCATTTCACCTTCTCCGCAAAATGGGGTCATCCCCAAGCATCGGATGAGGCCCATGAGCTCATTGAGTTTCCTATTCAACTGGATTCTAGTAAATATGCCGGGTTGGAGCACAGAATCGAGGTTAACCGTTCGGCAAAAATGGGACCCTATTCTTTAACCCTTACAGATGTTATCTTGAATCCATTAAGTACAAGGGTCTATCTCCAAATTGAGTCCGCCGAGGAGAATTTATATCAGAGTCTCATCGATCCTGTTCTATGGATCACGCAAGAAGGCTCACGAAACTCCCTTACGATGCAAATGTCTACAATGAATGCCGGGCCAAATGAACTTCTTATCCAATTTGACAGCCTGTATTATGCCAAGTGGCAGGATCTAGCCTTTGGTGCATCGGGAATGGAAGAAGCGCTGGGGAAAGATTTAGAGCTTGTGCTTGATACGGAGAAACAGAAAATCGTCTCTGCTCCGGATGATTCCATTCGGCTTAGCCGCGTGGTTCCTAGCGAAGAATTTATAGACATCTACTTTGAAATGGATCACGCTTCCGACCGAAGAGCTCTATATTTCGACTTAGATGAGGAATTCACAGATGGAGACGGGAAGAAGCATACACTAATGGTGGGACGGTCCAGCTATCGATCCGGTGATGCCTTCCAAACGGTTCATTATAAATTAAAGCCGGGAAATTATGCCCAGCCGTTAACCTTTAAGCTTCTGTCCTATCCAGGAACAGATATCAACCAGCCTTTTGAAATTCCGCTTCTCTCCGGAAACAATCCTGCAAATGAGCCATAA
- a CDS encoding sigma-70 family RNA polymerase sigma factor, whose protein sequence is MQEKEWAAAACLGDEEAFYMLVSSQKRKLFGIAHSYLKNEADALDAVQEAVCRAWIKCRKLRDPDAFVPWLIRILINCCHDELKYRKRTWPHPAEAAQEKTEMISVYKLDLELALERLKPKYRDVLMLKYYQDMTLTEISRVLQRPEGTVKTWLHQGLKQVREHIRKGGEGYAGEA, encoded by the coding sequence GTGCAAGAAAAAGAATGGGCGGCAGCCGCATGCCTCGGAGATGAAGAAGCCTTCTACATGCTGGTGTCTTCCCAGAAAAGAAAATTATTCGGCATCGCCCACAGCTACTTAAAAAATGAGGCCGATGCCTTGGATGCAGTCCAAGAAGCGGTCTGCCGCGCCTGGATCAAATGCCGGAAGCTGCGGGATCCTGATGCCTTTGTGCCATGGCTCATCCGCATTCTGATCAACTGTTGTCACGATGAATTAAAATACCGCAAAAGAACATGGCCGCATCCTGCCGAGGCAGCCCAGGAGAAAACAGAAATGATCAGCGTTTATAAACTGGATCTTGAACTGGCGCTTGAGCGCCTGAAGCCCAAGTATCGCGACGTACTGATGCTTAAGTATTATCAGGATATGACTCTGACCGAAATCTCACGGGTTCTCCAGCGGCCGGAAGGCACGGTGAAGACCTGGCTGCATCAAGGATTAAAGCAAGTACGGGAACATATAAGAAAGGGAGGCGAAGGATATGCCGGGGAAGCTTGA
- a CDS encoding ATP phosphoribosyltransferase regulatory subunit: protein MSKPKGFEKPAGVRDYLPFAVEKLRAIERSVLDCMSSWGYRQIMTPTLEYYDTVGVASSTSDQKLFKLLNSRGTTMVLRSDMPAPIARVVSSLLREEPLPLRLSYHANVFRAIEEEAGKEAEFFQTGVELVGDDSPEADAEVVALAVSSLQAAGVTTFKIALGHVGFLNGLLEDAIPDSEEVRDTLKEVLMHRDYVGYRETLAKLTLTEAQKNELEGVLKLRGGKEICHQALELSSNALAQASIEHLGQVWDALEDYGVAQHVMIDLTMIGDFSYYTGMTFEGYAAELGFPVCSGGRYDNLLQQFGRPAPATGFSLKTNRILDGVDGMQVERELPILLQYDAVNRKLAFAEAARLRAGGRSVVMKHTDRPEDLLSETVARNMRSGPLGPAYGEILSFVSF, encoded by the coding sequence TTGTCTAAACCGAAAGGATTTGAAAAACCCGCTGGTGTGCGCGATTACCTGCCTTTTGCGGTAGAGAAGCTGCGGGCTATCGAGCGCAGCGTACTGGATTGCATGTCCAGTTGGGGTTACCGCCAAATCATGACGCCAACGCTGGAATATTACGATACGGTCGGCGTAGCGAGTTCAACGTCCGATCAGAAGCTGTTCAAACTGCTCAACAGCCGGGGAACGACGATGGTGCTTCGTTCAGACATGCCTGCTCCGATTGCGCGGGTGGTCTCTTCATTATTAAGGGAGGAGCCTTTGCCGCTTAGATTATCTTACCATGCGAACGTGTTCCGGGCGATTGAGGAGGAAGCGGGGAAGGAAGCGGAGTTCTTCCAGACAGGCGTGGAGCTCGTCGGGGACGACTCTCCGGAGGCGGATGCCGAGGTGGTTGCCCTGGCGGTATCTTCGCTGCAGGCGGCGGGCGTTACAACGTTTAAGATTGCTTTGGGTCATGTCGGCTTTCTGAACGGATTGCTCGAGGATGCGATTCCCGATAGCGAGGAAGTTAGGGACACGCTGAAGGAAGTACTCATGCATCGCGATTACGTGGGATACCGCGAGACGCTGGCAAAGCTGACCTTGACCGAAGCGCAGAAAAATGAGCTGGAAGGCGTTCTTAAGCTGCGTGGAGGAAAGGAAATATGCCATCAGGCTCTTGAACTGAGCAGCAATGCACTTGCCCAGGCTTCGATAGAGCATCTTGGCCAAGTATGGGATGCGCTAGAGGATTACGGCGTTGCCCAGCATGTGATGATCGATTTGACGATGATCGGCGATTTCTCGTATTACACGGGAATGACCTTTGAAGGATACGCGGCGGAGCTGGGCTTCCCGGTTTGCAGCGGGGGGCGCTATGACAACTTGCTCCAGCAGTTTGGCCGGCCAGCTCCAGCAACGGGATTCTCCTTGAAAACCAATCGGATACTGGACGGCGTGGACGGCATGCAGGTGGAGCGTGAGCTCCCGATCCTGCTGCAATATGATGCAGTGAACCGCAAGCTTGCTTTTGCTGAGGCGGCCCGTCTTCGGGCGGGAGGGCGCAGCGTAGTGATGAAGCATACCGACAGACCGGAGGATCTATTATCTGAGACCGTGGCCAGAAACATGCGCAGCGGCCCGCTAGGCCCGGCATACGGCGAGATTCTCAGCTTCGTCAGTTTCTGA
- the hisG gene encoding ATP phosphoribosyltransferase, which produces MGEIIKVAMPKGRIYKQAAAMFREAGLYIPNDVDESRKLVIPLPEIGMEFIMAKPVDVPTYVEYGVADIGIVGKDVLMEENRDVYELLDLGIARCRMSVIALPEWKPGIHQRVATKYPNVASQYFREQGQQVEVIKLNGSIELAPLIGLADRIVDMVETGRTLKENGLVEMESLFEITSRLVANRVSYRMKNSEIQAVCDALNRVIQGSGIES; this is translated from the coding sequence TTGGGAGAGATCATTAAGGTAGCAATGCCCAAGGGGCGTATATATAAACAGGCGGCGGCTATGTTCCGCGAAGCGGGATTATATATTCCGAACGATGTGGATGAGTCGCGCAAGCTCGTCATTCCTTTGCCGGAGATCGGCATGGAATTTATTATGGCCAAACCGGTGGACGTGCCGACTTATGTGGAGTACGGGGTAGCGGATATCGGCATCGTGGGCAAGGATGTGCTAATGGAAGAGAACCGCGATGTGTATGAACTGCTTGATTTGGGAATTGCCCGCTGCCGCATGTCGGTTATCGCACTGCCGGAATGGAAGCCCGGCATTCATCAGCGCGTAGCGACGAAGTACCCGAATGTCGCTTCACAGTATTTCCGCGAGCAGGGGCAGCAGGTTGAGGTGATCAAGCTGAACGGCTCCATCGAGCTGGCGCCGTTGATCGGCCTCGCAGACCGCATCGTCGATATGGTAGAAACCGGCCGGACGTTAAAGGAAAACGGTCTTGTGGAGATGGAGAGTCTTTTTGAAATCACGAGCCGTTTGGTGGCGAACCGGGTCAGCTACCGCATGAAGAACAGTGAAATCCAGGCGGTATGCGACGCTCTAAACCGGGTGATTCAAGGCTCGGGAATCGAGAGCTAG
- the hisD gene encoding histidinol dehydrogenase, protein MRIVSAGQFQLKREVDYGSPEQNAVVKTIVSAVKNEGDVALLKYTEQLDGMKLSPETLRVTEEEMRAAYDKVEPSFVAAISAAAANIRAYHARQKRNSWMDLQPDGSMLGQIIRPLKRVGVYVPGGKASYPSSVLMNVIPAQVAGVPEIVMVTPPATSGKEGIDPYILVAAAEAGVNEIYRVGGAQAVAALAYGTETIAPVDKICGPGNIYVALAKREVYGAVDIDSIAGPSEIAVLADDSADPAYVAADLLSQAEHDEMASAILVTTSEAFAKACQEEVQRQLAVLPRRDIAAASIEKYGVILLVDSIEEGIGVINQLAPEHFELMVEEPMAYLGLVENAGAIFLGPYSSEPVGDYFAGPNHIIPTNGTARYSSPVDVDDFIKKSSLIYYSKEALLKNGETIMELARREGLEGHARAIEIRMRKEGKAGNVDDNEL, encoded by the coding sequence ATGAGAATTGTATCGGCGGGACAATTTCAGCTGAAGCGGGAGGTAGACTACGGTTCGCCGGAACAGAATGCAGTCGTCAAGACAATCGTAAGTGCTGTAAAAAATGAAGGGGACGTCGCGCTTCTTAAATATACGGAGCAGCTCGATGGCATGAAGCTGTCGCCGGAAACGCTGCGAGTGACGGAGGAGGAAATGCGGGCCGCTTACGATAAGGTCGAACCCTCCTTTGTAGCGGCGATATCGGCTGCGGCCGCGAATATCCGCGCCTACCACGCCAGGCAGAAGCGCAATTCCTGGATGGACTTGCAGCCTGATGGCAGCATGCTGGGCCAGATCATTCGCCCGCTTAAGCGAGTTGGCGTATACGTACCCGGCGGTAAAGCCTCTTATCCCTCCTCGGTGCTGATGAATGTCATCCCAGCCCAGGTGGCAGGTGTGCCGGAGATCGTTATGGTGACGCCGCCAGCGACGAGCGGGAAGGAAGGAATCGACCCTTATATCCTTGTGGCTGCTGCGGAAGCCGGCGTGAATGAAATTTACCGGGTCGGCGGAGCGCAGGCTGTCGCCGCTCTTGCCTACGGCACGGAGACGATCGCGCCTGTCGATAAAATCTGCGGGCCGGGCAATATCTATGTCGCTTTGGCGAAGCGGGAAGTGTACGGAGCGGTCGACATCGACAGCATCGCGGGGCCAAGCGAAATCGCCGTGCTGGCCGATGACAGTGCTGACCCGGCTTACGTCGCTGCCGATCTGCTGTCACAGGCCGAGCATGATGAGATGGCATCGGCTATTCTCGTCACGACCTCGGAGGCCTTCGCCAAAGCATGTCAGGAGGAAGTTCAGCGCCAGCTGGCGGTTCTGCCTCGTCGTGACATTGCCGCGGCCTCGATCGAGAAGTACGGCGTCATTCTTCTTGTCGATTCCATTGAAGAAGGAATCGGCGTAATTAACCAATTGGCGCCGGAGCACTTCGAGCTGATGGTAGAAGAGCCGATGGCATACCTCGGCCTGGTTGAGAACGCCGGGGCGATCTTCCTCGGACCATACAGCTCAGAGCCAGTGGGAGATTATTTCGCGGGTCCGAATCATATTATCCCGACGAATGGAACCGCACGTTATTCCTCCCCGGTCGATGTGGATGATTTCATCAAGAAATCAAGCCTGATTTATTATAGCAAGGAAGCATTGCTTAAGAATGGCGAGACGATTATGGAACTGGCGCGCCGCGAAGGTCTCGAAGGCCATGCGCGGGCGATCGAAATACGGATGCGTAAAGAAGGAAAGGCAGGGAATGTTGATGACAACGAATTATGA
- the hisB gene encoding imidazoleglycerol-phosphate dehydratase HisB, giving the protein MTTNYEEARERSASVSRKTNETDIKLSFSVDGSGQSDLQTDVPFLDHMLDLFTKHGHFDLTVEAHGDIEIDDHHTVEDIGICLGQCLREALGDKRGIKRYASVFVPMDEALAQVVIDCSNRPHFEYRAEYPSDRVGSFDVELVHEFLWKLALEARITLHVIVHYGQNTHHMIEAVFKALGRAIDEATSIDPRVSGVPSTKGVL; this is encoded by the coding sequence ATGACAACGAATTATGAAGAGGCAAGAGAGCGGAGCGCGAGCGTTAGCCGCAAGACGAACGAGACGGATATTAAATTGAGCTTCTCCGTGGACGGCAGCGGACAGTCCGATCTACAGACCGATGTGCCGTTTCTCGATCATATGCTGGACCTGTTTACGAAGCATGGCCATTTTGATCTGACGGTGGAAGCGCATGGCGATATCGAAATCGATGACCACCATACCGTCGAGGATATTGGGATTTGCCTGGGACAGTGCCTGCGGGAGGCATTGGGCGATAAAAGAGGCATCAAGCGCTATGCAAGCGTCTTTGTGCCGATGGACGAAGCCCTTGCGCAAGTGGTTATCGACTGCAGCAACCGCCCGCATTTCGAGTATCGCGCGGAGTATCCATCAGATCGGGTGGGCAGCTTCGATGTTGAACTGGTGCATGAGTTCTTGTGGAAGCTGGCTTTGGAGGCACGGATTACGCTGCATGTCATCGTCCATTACGGGCAGAACACACACCATATGATCGAAGCCGTGTTCAAGGCACTCGGACGTGCCATCGATGAAGCTACAAGCATTGATCCGCGCGTTAGCGGCGTTCCGTCTACGAAGGGAGTGCTCTAA
- the hisH gene encoding imidazole glycerol phosphate synthase subunit HisH, which translates to MAIAIVDYGMGNLHSVSKAVERLGYEGLVTGDAAEILGADGVLLPGVGAFGDAMAHLRGTGLDAVVRQAAAGGTPLLGICLGMQLLFGESEEHGRNEGLGILPGRAVRFAGGEYKVPHMGWNRLSFLQPDNPLLAGLEEGHVYFVHSYHVETQAKSDLIAVTDYGHPVTAIVGRDNVYGMQFHPEKSGELGMSLLRNFLALAEAKGNA; encoded by the coding sequence TTGGCCATTGCCATTGTAGATTACGGAATGGGCAATTTGCACAGCGTCAGCAAAGCCGTCGAGCGCCTCGGCTACGAGGGGCTCGTCACCGGCGACGCTGCGGAGATCCTCGGTGCCGACGGCGTGCTGCTGCCGGGCGTGGGCGCCTTCGGCGACGCCATGGCGCATCTGCGCGGCACCGGGCTGGACGCCGTCGTGCGGCAGGCTGCCGCCGGCGGCACACCGCTGCTCGGCATCTGCCTCGGCATGCAGCTGCTCTTCGGCGAGAGCGAAGAGCATGGGCGCAACGAGGGCCTCGGCATTTTGCCGGGCAGGGCGGTGCGCTTTGCGGGCGGCGAATACAAGGTGCCGCACATGGGCTGGAACCGGCTGTCGTTCCTGCAGCCGGACAACCCGCTGCTTGCGGGGCTGGAGGAAGGGCATGTGTACTTCGTCCATTCCTACCATGTTGAGACGCAAGCGAAGAGCGATCTGATCGCCGTGACCGACTACGGTCATCCGGTGACGGCGATCGTAGGCCGTGACAACGTATACGGCATGCAGTTCCACCCAGAGAAGAGCGGAGAGCTGGGCATGTCGCTGCTGCGCAACTTTCTGGCCTTGGCAGAGGCGAAAGGCAACGCGTAG